Proteins encoded within one genomic window of Sulfurovum sp. XGS-02:
- a CDS encoding sigma-70 family RNA polymerase sigma factor, whose product MEMIDITVLGLLALLVIILFMLVGKNSKLAKENKKLNEILDVKNVTIANYEASRVAVKDVIDNFSSLDDVMELINAGESKASVSEKLGIPVSKIELIIKFDKLKKRD is encoded by the coding sequence ATGGAAATGATCGATATCACAGTTTTAGGGTTATTGGCACTCTTGGTGATCATACTGTTTATGCTTGTGGGGAAAAACAGTAAATTGGCAAAAGAAAATAAAAAGCTCAATGAGATACTGGATGTAAAGAATGTGACGATAGCAAACTATGAAGCATCACGTGTTGCAGTGAAAGATGTGATAGACAACTTCTCTTCTCTTGATGATGTGATGGAACTGATCAACGCGGGTGAAAGTAAAGCTTCTGTTTCTGAGAAACTTGGTATCCCTGTGAGCAAGATAGAATTGATCATCAAGTTC
- the mqnP gene encoding menaquinone biosynthesis prenyltransferase MqnP translates to MNRFREKLNHFSELVMFKHSVFSLPFIFIAMLVAAQGWFGWKLLFLGTLAAVTARNFAMGVNRYLDRDIDRLNPRTKNRPSVDGRVSNRQMVGFVVMNALLFMVVAYFVNPLAFQLSLPILVVLGAYTLFKRFSSMAHLILGVSLGLAPIAGVVAVNGEITLWSVYLAIGVMFWVSGFDLLYSLQDIEFDKAHGLHSIPSKFGANKTMWIARVFHFLAIVFWTYFVVSAVLGFWAQLAILFSAIMLSYEHYIVNKDFTKIDKAFFTVNGYLGFVFLTLIIVEVL, encoded by the coding sequence GTGAATCGTTTTAGAGAGAAATTGAACCATTTTTCAGAATTGGTCATGTTTAAACACTCAGTGTTTTCCCTGCCATTTATCTTTATAGCCATGCTTGTGGCTGCACAAGGTTGGTTTGGCTGGAAGCTATTGTTTTTAGGCACATTGGCTGCAGTTACTGCACGAAACTTTGCTATGGGTGTCAACCGTTATCTGGATAGAGATATTGATAGACTGAATCCACGTACGAAAAATCGTCCTTCTGTAGACGGTAGGGTATCCAATAGACAAATGGTCGGGTTTGTCGTGATGAATGCATTGTTGTTTATGGTGGTGGCGTATTTCGTGAACCCATTGGCTTTTCAGCTCTCACTGCCTATTTTAGTTGTCCTTGGGGCCTATACACTTTTTAAGCGTTTCTCATCAATGGCACACCTTATCTTAGGGGTGAGCTTGGGACTGGCACCCATAGCAGGTGTAGTGGCAGTAAACGGCGAGATAACTCTATGGTCTGTCTATCTGGCAATCGGGGTAATGTTCTGGGTCTCAGGATTTGACTTGCTCTACTCTCTGCAAGATATAGAATTTGATAAAGCACATGGATTACACTCTATCCCTTCTAAATTTGGGGCAAATAAGACTATGTGGATCGCAAGGGTATTCCATTTTTTAGCCATTGTTTTTTGGACTTATTTTGTAGTCAGCGCAGTATTAGGTTTTTGGGCGCAGCTTGCTATACTTTTTTCTGCTATCATGTTGAGTTATGAACACTACATCGTCAACAAAGATTTTACAAAAATAGACAAAGCCTTTTTTACGGTGAATGGGTACTTGGGATTTGTTTTTTTAACTTTGATTATTGTGGAGGTACTATAA
- a CDS encoding phosphatidylcholine/phosphatidylserine synthase — protein MNLFDKNNRFNIANLVTYMNVTVGIMAIFFIVRGDFFTAIVLAWIGGACDIIDGKLARKYALSTEFGIQLDSFADFLSFVVMPPFLLFYAVKHYSGITGVEELLLGLVFIWYIINGLRRLVEFNLKVDVGEVEKYFEGVPTPLGAILLWILYLLNAYGVITNSYIIAVLVLIIAWSLNSKLKIPHP, from the coding sequence ATGAATTTATTTGACAAGAACAATCGTTTTAACATTGCAAACCTTGTAACCTATATGAATGTTACAGTAGGCATCATGGCAATATTTTTTATCGTTAGAGGTGATTTCTTTACTGCTATTGTTTTGGCATGGATAGGGGGTGCCTGTGACATTATAGATGGTAAGCTGGCACGTAAATACGCACTATCAACCGAATTTGGGATCCAACTTGACAGTTTTGCAGATTTTCTCTCTTTCGTGGTCATGCCTCCATTTTTACTTTTTTATGCGGTCAAACACTACAGTGGCATTACAGGGGTTGAAGAATTGCTGTTAGGTTTGGTATTTATCTGGTATATCATCAATGGATTGAGAAGACTGGTAGAATTTAATCTGAAAGTAGATGTTGGAGAGGTTGAAAAATACTTTGAAGGTGTGCCTACACCGCTGGGAGCCATTCTTTTATGGATACTCTATCTCTTAAATGCCTACGGTGTGATCACAAATAGTTACATTATCGCTGTTTTGGTACTGATCATTGCATGGTCACTGAATTCTAAACTGAAAATCCCTCATCCATAG
- the miaA gene encoding tRNA (adenosine(37)-N6)-dimethylallyltransferase MiaA has product MQDTNTFEQLALIGPTASGKTALSIKIAQHMNAYILSLDSLSIFKEIDIVSAKPTLKERAGIEHFGMDYLYPDESFDVTTFIRLYHEVHSRCLEDGKNLVIVGGTSFYLKMLIEGISELPSISNETKTKTSRYLQDLQKSHAWLYSLDSLYMSNIEPNDPYRIEKALDIYLETGLTPTQYFKQFPPRPTVTEPLPIYQIEIEREKLRERIALRTNIMINDGLIDEICMLEKKYTRSPNCMKSIGIKETLAYLDGIYDKKMLSEKITTNTARLAKRQTTFNNSQFNNVIKGSVKELEKILL; this is encoded by the coding sequence ATGCAAGATACTAACACCTTTGAGCAACTGGCTCTCATTGGTCCTACTGCATCAGGAAAAACTGCGCTTTCCATCAAAATAGCACAACATATGAATGCCTATATTTTATCCCTCGATTCACTCTCTATCTTCAAAGAGATAGATATTGTTTCAGCAAAACCTACACTCAAGGAACGCGCCGGCATCGAACACTTTGGTATGGATTACCTCTACCCTGATGAAAGTTTTGATGTCACTACCTTTATCAGACTCTACCATGAAGTCCATAGTCGCTGTCTGGAAGATGGTAAAAATCTTGTTATTGTCGGAGGTACCAGTTTTTATCTGAAGATGCTCATTGAGGGTATCAGTGAACTGCCCAGTATCTCAAATGAAACAAAAACAAAAACCAGTAGATATTTACAAGATTTGCAAAAGAGCCATGCGTGGCTTTATAGTTTAGATTCGCTCTATATGTCAAACATAGAGCCCAATGATCCTTACCGTATAGAAAAAGCTTTGGATATCTATTTGGAAACGGGACTGACCCCCACACAATACTTTAAACAATTTCCGCCCCGACCTACGGTGACTGAGCCACTTCCTATCTACCAGATAGAGATCGAGCGAGAGAAACTTCGTGAACGTATAGCATTGCGTACCAACATAATGATCAATGACGGATTGATCGATGAGATATGTATGCTCGAAAAGAAATATACACGCTCACCTAACTGCATGAAATCTATAGGGATCAAAGAGACATTGGCTTACTTAGACGGTATCTATGACAAAAAGATGCTTAGTGAAAAGATCACCACCAATACTGCACGATTGGCTAAACGACAGACAACATTCAATAACTCTCAGTTCAATAACGTGATAAAAGGATCTGTAAAAGAGTTGGAAAAGATTTTACTATAA